One window of Phycisphaeraceae bacterium genomic DNA carries:
- a CDS encoding M48 family metallopeptidase, producing MRQYKDILYTLTRSRRKTASIYVERDGSVSVLVPEKLTDPQVDRIIEIKRPQIYKAIAEWDELNAKRYTREFVNGEGFPYLGRSYRLRIVERQKYPLALRDGFFCLKSKVTPASRTKATASFKAFYRKRGLIWIRRRVAHFSKRMGVTVRTVRVMELRHRWASCTQSGAVNFNWRTMMAPPTIIDYIVVHELAHLLHPNHSAAFWNEVDKVMPDYRDRREWLRRNGAGLGL from the coding sequence ATGCGCCAGTACAAGGACATCCTGTACACGCTCACTCGGAGCCGTCGCAAGACGGCGAGTATCTATGTCGAGCGGGACGGTAGCGTTTCTGTCCTTGTGCCCGAGAAACTCACCGATCCCCAGGTTGACCGGATCATCGAGATCAAGCGACCGCAGATCTACAAGGCCATCGCTGAGTGGGACGAACTCAATGCCAAGCGGTACACACGCGAGTTCGTCAATGGTGAGGGGTTCCCGTATCTCGGTCGCTCCTACCGCCTGAGAATTGTGGAGCGGCAGAAATATCCGCTCGCCCTGAGGGATGGTTTCTTCTGTCTGAAGTCAAAGGTGACACCCGCCAGCCGGACCAAGGCTACCGCGTCGTTCAAGGCGTTCTACAGGAAGAGGGGGCTTATCTGGATTCGGCGACGCGTCGCGCACTTCAGCAAGCGGATGGGGGTGACGGTCAGGACCGTCCGTGTGATGGAGCTTCGGCATCGATGGGCTTCATGCACACAAAGCGGTGCGGTCAACTTCAACTGGCGGACCATGATGGCTCCTCCAACGATCATCGACTACATCGTTGTTCACGAACTGGCCCACTTGCTGCATCCGAACCACTCCGCTGCCTTCTGGAACGAGGTGGACAAGGTGATGCCCGACTACCGCGATCGGCGAGAGTGGCTTCGACGCAACGGAGCTGGGCTTGGCTTGTGA
- a CDS encoding DUF3987 domain-containing protein codes for MAAVGLSMKDLMPPRDGEVSQRRASPRAAQSRGESDQRSFATADEAVAALERTLGSEPRRWTYRAIAGDPVFEVARWDLPKGEKEIRPVSRRGKRWVIKAHPEPRPLLHLPELARLPDGAWVLVVEGETCVDAARSIGFVATTSAGGSQAASKSDWSVMRGKVVVLLPDNDEAGEEYAADVVRLCLAAGAAEVRVVRLVEHWPGLPPRGDIVDVLAMEGSDAEVVLAKIDSLAQTAKPFVLEPSVVGGYGDGPVFDITTLFTPDLAAIRDFFADVSRSTQTPPEMAALLGMAIASACICNVACVRGHGDHIEPAPLWALALSEPGTRKSAVLSELLQPILKWEADKCHEMSPVIAAAAQKHRIAERRLRALEDQAAKSDDPQERARLEGETIRLAQEMGASPVPTVPVLLASEPTPEALVRQMKENDGRALLASAEGDALDIVQGRYSGVRNYGAMLKGHAGDPIRAQRVGRPSDVIDRPALAVALCVQRAAVEAVWCDPQAEGRGLLARFAIISPPDLVGSRDVRPAPIRPAVRETWQAALLRLLSFMPSDHPDNGPVIIGLSPEADALYHAFQLRTEAALGFGDLAERRAWGGKVCGLVLRIALTLHALATWGRSGTPVDAPSIDAETMAAAIAWADYLAASERHARLSITEPAEQRVLRRRLALIQQQGGSVSIRDWQRTRSLDRVSDAESELEALVKAGHGDWSTPAPGPRGGRPSRQFVLRAHAPTPDTAPPTAAPIAPRGLRNEVSSVSSVSDADRPPPAANPADPLPESP; via the coding sequence GTGGCCGCTGTTGGGCTCTCGATGAAGGACCTCATGCCGCCCCGTGATGGGGAGGTGAGCCAACGACGGGCTTCCCCGAGGGCCGCTCAATCGCGAGGCGAGTCCGACCAACGCTCCTTCGCAACAGCCGACGAAGCCGTCGCCGCGTTGGAGAGAACCCTCGGCTCCGAACCTCGGCGATGGACATATCGTGCCATCGCGGGTGATCCGGTCTTTGAGGTCGCCCGTTGGGACCTTCCCAAAGGCGAGAAGGAGATCAGACCGGTTTCTCGTCGTGGCAAGCGGTGGGTCATCAAAGCCCATCCAGAGCCGAGGCCACTGCTACATCTCCCGGAACTCGCACGCCTGCCGGACGGTGCGTGGGTACTCGTGGTTGAGGGTGAAACGTGCGTGGACGCGGCAAGGTCGATCGGATTCGTCGCCACGACCAGCGCGGGCGGCAGCCAGGCGGCATCAAAGTCGGACTGGTCGGTCATGCGGGGCAAGGTCGTCGTCTTGCTCCCGGACAACGACGAAGCGGGCGAGGAGTACGCCGCCGATGTCGTCCGGCTGTGTCTCGCGGCGGGTGCCGCTGAAGTCCGCGTCGTACGTCTCGTCGAGCACTGGCCCGGGCTGCCGCCGCGTGGTGACATCGTGGACGTGCTCGCGATGGAGGGCAGCGACGCCGAGGTCGTGCTTGCGAAGATCGACTCTCTGGCCCAGACCGCCAAGCCGTTTGTGCTGGAGCCGTCCGTCGTGGGTGGATACGGCGACGGTCCTGTGTTCGACATCACCACACTCTTCACCCCAGACCTCGCCGCCATTCGCGACTTCTTCGCTGACGTTTCCCGTTCCACACAAACGCCGCCGGAGATGGCGGCCCTTCTTGGAATGGCGATCGCTTCGGCGTGCATCTGCAACGTCGCGTGCGTGCGCGGCCATGGAGATCACATTGAACCCGCACCGCTTTGGGCTCTCGCGCTCTCCGAACCAGGAACTCGGAAGTCGGCCGTGCTCTCGGAACTGTTGCAGCCGATCTTGAAGTGGGAAGCCGACAAATGCCACGAAATGAGCCCCGTCATTGCCGCAGCGGCCCAGAAGCACCGGATCGCTGAACGACGCCTCCGAGCCCTCGAAGATCAGGCAGCGAAGTCTGACGATCCCCAAGAGCGAGCTCGGCTGGAGGGCGAGACGATTCGACTCGCGCAGGAGATGGGTGCGTCGCCCGTGCCGACCGTGCCTGTGCTGCTGGCAAGCGAGCCAACGCCAGAAGCGCTGGTCCGCCAGATGAAGGAGAATGACGGCCGTGCCCTGCTCGCAAGCGCCGAGGGCGACGCTCTGGACATTGTGCAGGGCCGGTACTCGGGCGTGCGGAACTACGGCGCGATGCTGAAAGGTCACGCGGGCGACCCGATCCGGGCGCAGCGCGTCGGTCGCCCGTCTGACGTGATCGACCGCCCGGCGCTCGCGGTGGCCCTGTGTGTGCAGCGGGCAGCGGTGGAAGCGGTGTGGTGCGATCCCCAAGCCGAGGGGCGCGGTCTGCTCGCGCGCTTCGCGATCATCTCGCCGCCCGATCTCGTTGGCTCCCGAGATGTCCGACCCGCCCCGATTCGACCGGCGGTCCGTGAGACGTGGCAAGCCGCGCTCTTGCGTCTGCTGTCGTTCATGCCCAGCGATCACCCCGACAACGGCCCAGTCATCATCGGCCTGAGCCCAGAGGCCGACGCCCTCTATCACGCCTTCCAACTGCGCACCGAAGCCGCGCTCGGCTTTGGCGACCTTGCCGAGCGAAGGGCGTGGGGCGGCAAGGTGTGCGGACTCGTCCTCCGCATCGCCCTCACGCTCCACGCGCTGGCGACGTGGGGCAGATCCGGTACACCGGTCGACGCGCCGAGCATCGACGCCGAGACGATGGCCGCCGCGATCGCGTGGGCCGACTATCTCGCTGCGTCGGAGCGTCACGCGCGACTGAGCATCACCGAGCCAGCCGAGCAGCGAGTCCTGCGTCGTCGCCTCGCGCTCATCCAACAACAGGGCGGTTCGGTCAGCATCCGCGACTGGCAGAGGACGCGGTCTCTTGATCGGGTGTCGGATGCCGAATCGGAACTGGAAGCCCTCGTGAAGGCCGGTCACGGGGACTGGTCCACTCCCGCACCTGGCCCGCGTGGGGGGCGTCCGTCGCGGCAGTTTGTTCTGCGGGCCCATGCGCCGACCCCTGACACAGCCCCGCCCACGGCGGCACCAATCGCCCCTCGCGGCCTGCGAAACGAGGTTTCGTCAGTTTCGTCAGTGTCAGACGCGGACCGCCCGCCACCCGCGGCCAATCCCGCCGACCCACTCCCGGAGTCTCCTTGA
- a CDS encoding type I restriction endonuclease subunit R yields MSEYRYVERPFLDQLAALGWVVIDQGEGVPIDPAASLRTDFREVVIKGEFFAALDALNRLPDGRAWLTDAQKEDLYEEISGVRLATGKSLLEVNEAILKLLFKIQVDRNEVTGEEYPTVTLIDFENPDRNRFVAINQYRIDTPGRTRDHVRPDIVLFVNGMPLVVVECKDANEFTSNPMYECFLQLMRYSNQRPETKAAGLREGDERLFFTNQLLIRTCGEKADYGSITSTDEEYFFVWRDIYPDANRTYTPPLGKERAQEKLIQGMLPKATLLDIIRSFVIFMDTGKQRVKVVPRYQQYRAVGKMLARMETGARPEERSGVVWHTQGSGKSLTMVFAIRKLRRTEALKDYKIVLVNDRVDLEDQLSETATLSGETVTVIQSSQELKEKLATTSSNLNMVMMHKFREASERNTPDYLAKALKGGKPVPEFASFGEINTSDRILLMIDEAHRTQGSDLGDNLFEAFPRSTKVAFTGTPLIMDRHVKKTWQRFGGYIDKYRLHDAVEDGATVQILYEGRTAETAINDPAGFETKFEDLFKDRTEAELIAIKLKYGTSGDIFEAPKRIEAIAKDLVRHYAENILPNGFKAQVVSSSKMAAVLYRKYIDQALKEYVAAERMKPNADPAWIKKLEFLKTAVVVSADETNEKAEITAARKEGKLMDAVENFKRKFEYDDPEKANTGIALLCVCDMLLTGFDAPIEQVMYLDKRLTEHSLLQAIARVNRVSKGKSRGYVVDYIGLAGHLKEALGQYSREDADPDEKQDIEDSLKNIETEVPILESRYQRLVNLFKDKGVGEIEAFVQQRMRDPKQTYAVLEQAVEALKDIRMRATFEVYLKQFMQSLDIVLPHTLGNPFKVPVKRFGYILAQTRERYKDNSLNLAGAGEKVKRLIDEHLISLGINPKIAPIELIDPNFVKGLSKHANPRAKASEMEHAIRKHIKVHIEEDPALYTKLSEKLEALIQKHKEDWTLLCKELDDLRQEVEKGRETTETGVPPMVAPFHDLMVEIAYGNDGTPKGQEEPVKILAAAVFGLFKERIGLVAFWSKGYEVARLKGDLAEMLLVSDIEAIMERSDKLVTELTALARARHKDVVG; encoded by the coding sequence ATGTCTGAGTACAGGTACGTCGAAAGGCCCTTCCTTGACCAACTCGCCGCGCTCGGCTGGGTGGTCATCGATCAGGGTGAGGGCGTCCCCATCGACCCCGCGGCGAGTCTGCGGACGGACTTCCGTGAGGTGGTGATCAAGGGCGAGTTCTTTGCGGCTTTGGACGCACTGAATCGGCTGCCCGACGGCCGCGCCTGGCTGACGGATGCCCAGAAGGAAGACCTGTACGAGGAGATCAGCGGCGTCCGGCTCGCGACGGGGAAGTCGCTGCTCGAAGTCAACGAGGCGATCCTCAAGCTCCTGTTCAAGATCCAGGTGGACCGCAACGAGGTGACGGGCGAGGAGTATCCGACCGTCACGCTCATCGACTTCGAGAACCCCGATCGCAACCGCTTCGTCGCGATCAACCAGTACAGGATCGATACGCCGGGGCGGACGCGGGATCATGTGCGGCCCGACATCGTCCTCTTCGTCAATGGCATGCCTCTGGTGGTCGTGGAGTGCAAGGACGCCAACGAGTTCACCTCGAACCCGATGTACGAGTGCTTCCTGCAGTTGATGCGGTACAGCAACCAGCGGCCGGAGACGAAGGCCGCGGGGCTGCGTGAGGGCGACGAGCGCCTCTTCTTCACCAATCAACTGCTGATCCGCACCTGCGGCGAGAAGGCCGACTATGGGTCCATAACCTCGACCGATGAGGAGTACTTCTTCGTCTGGCGCGACATCTACCCCGATGCGAACCGGACGTACACGCCGCCGCTCGGCAAGGAACGGGCGCAGGAGAAGCTGATCCAGGGCATGCTGCCGAAGGCGACGCTGCTGGACATCATCCGCAGCTTCGTCATCTTCATGGACACGGGGAAGCAGCGGGTCAAGGTTGTGCCTCGGTATCAGCAGTACCGCGCGGTCGGCAAAATGCTGGCTCGCATGGAGACCGGTGCGAGACCGGAGGAGAGGTCGGGCGTCGTCTGGCACACGCAGGGCAGCGGCAAGAGTCTGACGATGGTCTTCGCCATCCGGAAGCTGCGCCGCACCGAGGCGCTCAAGGACTACAAGATCGTTCTGGTCAACGATCGCGTGGACCTTGAGGACCAGCTCAGTGAGACGGCGACGCTCTCCGGCGAGACGGTCACCGTCATCCAGTCGTCACAGGAGTTGAAGGAGAAGCTCGCGACAACGTCCTCGAACTTGAACATGGTGATGATGCACAAGTTCAGGGAGGCGTCGGAACGGAACACGCCCGACTACCTCGCCAAGGCGCTCAAGGGAGGCAAGCCGGTGCCCGAGTTCGCCAGCTTCGGCGAGATCAACACCTCCGACCGCATCCTGCTGATGATCGACGAGGCCCATCGGACGCAAGGGAGCGACCTTGGAGACAACCTCTTCGAGGCATTCCCTCGCTCGACCAAGGTCGCATTCACGGGTACGCCGCTGATCATGGACCGCCATGTCAAGAAGACATGGCAGCGCTTCGGCGGCTACATCGACAAGTATCGGCTCCATGACGCAGTCGAGGACGGGGCGACGGTCCAGATTCTGTACGAGGGACGAACCGCCGAGACGGCCATCAATGACCCGGCTGGATTCGAGACCAAGTTCGAGGATCTCTTCAAGGACCGTACCGAGGCGGAACTCATCGCGATCAAGCTCAAGTACGGAACCTCGGGGGATATCTTCGAAGCGCCGAAGCGCATCGAGGCGATCGCGAAGGACCTGGTTCGGCACTATGCCGAGAACATCCTGCCCAACGGGTTCAAGGCGCAGGTCGTGTCGTCGTCGAAGATGGCCGCGGTGCTGTACCGGAAGTACATCGACCAGGCGCTGAAGGAGTACGTCGCGGCGGAGAGGATGAAGCCCAATGCGGACCCCGCGTGGATCAAGAAACTGGAGTTCCTGAAGACGGCGGTAGTGGTGTCGGCGGACGAGACCAACGAGAAGGCGGAGATCACCGCCGCTCGCAAAGAGGGCAAGCTGATGGACGCCGTCGAGAACTTCAAAAGGAAGTTCGAGTACGACGATCCTGAGAAGGCCAACACGGGTATCGCGTTGCTCTGCGTCTGCGACATGCTGCTGACCGGGTTCGACGCGCCCATCGAGCAGGTCATGTACTTGGACAAGAGACTGACGGAACACAGTCTCTTGCAGGCCATCGCTCGCGTCAATCGTGTCAGCAAGGGGAAGAGCCGCGGGTACGTCGTGGACTACATCGGTCTGGCTGGACATCTCAAGGAGGCCCTTGGGCAGTACAGCAGGGAAGACGCGGATCCGGATGAGAAGCAGGACATCGAGGACTCGCTGAAGAACATCGAGACCGAGGTTCCGATACTGGAGAGCCGGTATCAACGTCTGGTGAATCTCTTCAAGGACAAGGGCGTCGGCGAGATCGAGGCGTTCGTCCAGCAAAGGATGAGGGACCCAAAGCAGACCTATGCGGTGCTGGAGCAGGCCGTGGAGGCCCTCAAGGACATCCGCATGAGGGCGACCTTCGAGGTCTATCTCAAGCAGTTCATGCAGAGTCTTGACATCGTGCTGCCGCACACGCTGGGAAATCCGTTCAAGGTGCCCGTGAAGCGGTTCGGGTACATCCTCGCTCAGACGCGTGAGCGGTACAAGGACAACAGTCTGAACCTCGCGGGTGCTGGGGAAAAGGTCAAGCGGCTCATCGACGAGCACCTGATCAGTCTGGGCATCAACCCAAAGATCGCGCCCATCGAGTTGATCGACCCCAACTTTGTCAAGGGGTTGTCCAAGCACGCCAATCCCCGGGCGAAGGCGAGCGAGATGGAGCACGCCATCCGCAAGCACATCAAGGTTCACATCGAGGAAGATCCGGCGCTCTACACCAAGCTGAGCGAGAAGCTCGAAGCCCTTATTCAGAAGCACAAGGAAGACTGGACGCTGCTCTGCAAGGAGCTTGATGACCTGCGCCAGGAGGTCGAGAAGGGACGCGAGACGACAGAGACTGGCGTGCCGCCGATGGTCGCACCGTTCCACGATCTGATGGTTGAGATTGCCTATGGCAATGACGGAACGCCAAAGGGGCAGGAAGAGCCGGTCAAGATACTCGCGGCGGCAGTGTTCGGACTGTTCAAGGAGCGGATCGGTCTGGTTGCGTTCTGGAGTAAGGGGTACGAGGTTGCCCGGCTCAAGGGCGACCTCGCGGAGATGCTGCTCGTCAGCGACATCGAGGCCATCATGGAGAGATCGGACAAGCTGGTGACTGAGTTGACGGCGTTGGCTCGTGCAAGGCACAAGGATGTGGTTGGTTGA
- a CDS encoding helix-turn-helix domain-containing protein yields MEGDRTRSIRAVSGVVLALRSSEAAKALGISPRLLATLVAQNRIPHARINRAVVFPVADLTRWLSEQAAKSNGSSMPVGASQSGGAA; encoded by the coding sequence ATGGAGGGTGACCGAACCAGGTCGATCCGCGCTGTGTCAGGCGTCGTCCTTGCACTGCGGTCGTCCGAGGCCGCGAAGGCGCTCGGCATCTCGCCTCGCCTGCTGGCAACGCTGGTCGCCCAGAACCGGATCCCTCATGCGCGGATCAACCGAGCAGTCGTGTTCCCGGTCGCGGACCTCACGCGTTGGCTGTCTGAGCAAGCCGCGAAGTCCAATGGCTCATCGATGCCGGTGGGTGCGTCGCAGAGTGGCGGTGCCGCATGA
- a CDS encoding helix-turn-helix domain-containing protein codes for MSHDIALSTREPTIELERLLTYRQAAEVLGVTERTVRTYVRTRSLLSARFGRSVRIDPADLRTFIDAAKGNRGGGDV; via the coding sequence ATGAGCCACGACATCGCGCTCTCAACGCGGGAGCCCACCATTGAGTTGGAGCGCCTGCTTACCTACCGCCAGGCCGCCGAGGTACTTGGCGTGACGGAGCGGACCGTCCGAACGTACGTTCGCACCAGATCGCTCCTGAGTGCGCGATTCGGGCGCAGCGTGCGAATCGATCCCGCTGACCTGCGCACATTCATCGATGCCGCGAAGGGCAATCGTGGGGGAGGTGACGTTTGA
- a CDS encoding alpha/beta hydrolase produces MPIATDSTHPRRTPSQLLTLLLLCVSSLGVCALGACQKHRLIDAPYVMRSDAGRQHFQDVPEHLRTSDIPVLYVTNRAVDRHTPEGPRFGYGRSKELAYGIARVALSPEPTWDKLVNDSVTVPRDHHYHIRVASVEPVGVVKPVMDYMVVEDGRIQLARDAIVPITAAKDEFDRLFDTWLGPGGSGPAYIYVHGYNNTFDDSVFRVAESWHFAARPGLPICFSWPAGSGGLKGYAYDRESGEYSVVPLKSLIWMLVASPRVTEIHIISHSRGTDVASTALREIQYEMRGLYGRSLFAPVAGREFINEIHQNTEIYRALRLRTLVLAAPDMDLDVFIQRFFNEGLIHVADRIAIYTSREDVALSVSNWLFRGRSRLGDLKVEKLDPKGLALIDQITTLQLINCDVKGTTSHGYIFQHPAAFSDLILLLRDNQDPGPGTVRPLYRKTAGIWQLDNDYLKPRSP; encoded by the coding sequence ATGCCCATCGCCACCGACTCAACACACCCGCGCCGCACCCCCAGCCAGCTCCTCACTCTCCTCCTTCTCTGCGTCAGTTCGCTTGGCGTCTGCGCGCTCGGCGCGTGCCAGAAGCACCGCCTCATCGACGCCCCCTACGTCATGCGCAGTGACGCCGGGCGTCAGCACTTCCAGGACGTGCCCGAGCACCTCCGCACCTCGGACATCCCCGTGCTCTATGTCACGAACAGGGCCGTCGATCGACATACGCCCGAAGGCCCCCGCTTCGGCTACGGCAGATCCAAGGAGCTTGCATACGGCATCGCCCGCGTCGCACTCTCCCCCGAGCCGACCTGGGACAAGCTCGTCAACGACAGCGTCACCGTCCCGCGCGACCACCACTACCACATCCGCGTCGCGTCCGTCGAGCCGGTCGGCGTCGTCAAGCCGGTGATGGACTACATGGTCGTTGAGGATGGGCGAATCCAACTCGCCAGAGATGCCATCGTGCCCATCACCGCCGCCAAGGACGAGTTCGATCGGCTCTTCGACACCTGGCTCGGTCCCGGCGGCAGCGGCCCCGCATACATCTACGTCCACGGTTACAACAACACGTTCGACGACTCGGTCTTCCGCGTCGCCGAGTCCTGGCACTTTGCCGCCCGACCCGGTCTGCCCATCTGCTTCTCGTGGCCGGCCGGCTCCGGCGGCTTGAAGGGATACGCCTACGACCGCGAGTCCGGTGAATACTCCGTCGTCCCGCTCAAGTCGCTGATCTGGATGCTCGTCGCCTCGCCCCGCGTTACCGAGATCCACATCATCTCGCACTCACGCGGCACCGACGTCGCCTCCACCGCACTCCGCGAGATCCAGTACGAGATGCGAGGCCTCTACGGACGATCCCTCTTCGCACCCGTGGCCGGACGCGAGTTTATCAACGAGATCCACCAGAACACAGAGATTTACCGCGCGCTCAGACTCCGCACCCTCGTTCTCGCCGCCCCCGACATGGACCTGGACGTCTTCATCCAGCGTTTCTTCAACGAGGGCCTGATCCACGTCGCCGACCGCATCGCGATCTACACCTCGCGCGAGGACGTCGCACTCAGCGTGTCCAACTGGCTCTTCAGGGGCCGCAGCCGCCTCGGCGACCTGAAAGTCGAAAAACTCGACCCCAAGGGGCTTGCACTCATCGATCAGATCACCACCCTCCAGCTCATCAACTGCGACGTCAAAGGGACAACCTCCCACGGCTATATCTTCCAGCACCCCGCCGCCTTCTCCGACCTCATCCTTCTCTTGCGAGACAATCAGGATCCCGGACCCGGCACCGTGCGCCCTCTCTACCGGAAGACGGCCGGAATCTGGCAACTCGACAACGACTACCTCAAGCCCCGGTCGCCCTGA
- a CDS encoding tyrosine-type recombinase/integrase — protein sequence MASVTSRPNGSRFITFRDGNGAARHITLGQVPKRYADAVKVRVEDLAAAALHGHSPTDETCRWLSTLEERLYSKLVAVGLVPDRQNATIGGLVSAYISEREGELKPESIRKLRQTEVKLLEFFDKDRPARQIAVEEAVAWRRSLKDLGLSEAAIRTHSGNVKTMLAEAKRRKAIDANPFETLRSGSTPSKYTRYVTPDEIDRVIDACPDSEWRLAFGLARYAGLRVPSETQGLTWADVDFERGRLTVHSPKTERWEGHGQRVVPITPKLMALLQERFDSMPEGEPRLVTIGGKGAVIRRVRRIWAAAGVEPWARLWQTLRSSCEKEWAMTYPQFAVSKWIGHSITISGKHYANSVPDELFDRAASATPTTAAPCAQRQAQRKASETAGKQRKSGNAPTRRAAQNDADLREIPRLSASCR from the coding sequence ATGGCAAGCGTCACATCACGACCGAACGGCAGCCGGTTCATCACGTTCCGAGATGGCAATGGGGCCGCCCGCCACATCACGCTCGGGCAGGTCCCGAAGCGGTACGCCGACGCCGTCAAGGTCCGCGTCGAGGATCTCGCGGCCGCGGCGCTGCACGGTCACTCTCCCACGGACGAAACCTGCCGCTGGCTCTCGACCCTCGAAGAGCGTCTCTACTCCAAACTCGTCGCGGTCGGCCTCGTGCCGGACCGCCAGAACGCAACCATCGGCGGGTTGGTGAGCGCCTACATCTCCGAACGAGAGGGTGAACTCAAGCCCGAGAGCATCCGCAAACTCCGGCAGACGGAGGTGAAGTTGCTGGAGTTCTTCGACAAAGACCGGCCCGCGCGGCAGATCGCCGTTGAGGAAGCCGTCGCGTGGCGCAGGTCGCTCAAGGACCTCGGGCTCTCCGAGGCGGCCATCAGAACCCACTCTGGCAACGTGAAGACCATGCTCGCCGAGGCCAAACGCCGCAAGGCGATCGACGCCAACCCGTTCGAGACGCTTCGGAGCGGCTCAACGCCGAGCAAGTACACCCGGTACGTCACGCCCGACGAGATCGATCGGGTCATCGACGCCTGTCCGGACTCGGAGTGGCGGCTGGCCTTCGGACTGGCCCGATACGCCGGGTTGCGCGTTCCGAGCGAAACGCAGGGCCTCACGTGGGCCGACGTGGACTTCGAGCGCGGTCGCCTGACGGTTCACAGCCCGAAGACCGAGCGGTGGGAGGGGCACGGCCAGCGGGTGGTCCCGATCACCCCGAAGTTGATGGCGCTGCTGCAGGAGCGGTTCGACTCGATGCCCGAGGGCGAGCCGCGGCTGGTCACCATCGGTGGCAAGGGGGCGGTCATCCGGCGCGTTCGCCGCATCTGGGCGGCGGCCGGTGTCGAGCCATGGGCACGGCTCTGGCAGACGCTTCGGTCATCGTGCGAAAAGGAATGGGCGATGACTTACCCGCAGTTCGCCGTGAGCAAGTGGATCGGCCACAGCATCACCATTAGCGGCAAGCACTACGCTAACTCCGTTCCCGACGAACTGTTTGATAGGGCCGCGAGTGCGACCCCGACGACCGCCGCACCATGCGCGCAGCGCCAGGCGCAGCGGAAGGCGTCGGAAACGGCAGGAAAGCAGCGGAAATCGGGAAACGCGCCAACTCGGCGCGCTGCGCAGAACGACGCGGATCTCCGCGAGATTCCGCGACTTTCCGCAAGTTGCCGCTGA
- a CDS encoding SRPBCC family protein, which yields MMVSDSITINAPRERVFEVCSDIRNAPSRIPEITRVDVLGDGPIGKGTRWRETRIMFGKEHTELLEIADFRAPEFYAVTAHNCGTDYYTTFDFKPEGPDQTIVTFAFEGVPTTFIAKLAGMLMAPMMKKTLMKCIASDLANLKRACEAQA from the coding sequence ATGATGGTCTCGGACTCGATCACGATCAACGCCCCGCGTGAGCGGGTCTTTGAGGTCTGCTCGGACATCCGCAACGCTCCGTCGCGGATCCCGGAGATCACACGCGTCGATGTGCTCGGTGATGGGCCGATCGGCAAGGGCACGCGCTGGCGCGAGACACGCATCATGTTCGGCAAGGAGCACACCGAGCTGCTCGAGATCGCGGACTTCCGCGCGCCCGAGTTCTACGCGGTCACGGCCCACAACTGCGGCACAGACTACTACACGACGTTTGACTTCAAGCCAGAGGGACCAGACCAGACGATCGTGACCTTCGCGTTCGAGGGTGTGCCGACGACGTTCATCGCAAAGCTCGCTGGGATGCTGATGGCGCCGATGATGAAGAAGACGCTGATGAAGTGCATCGCATCGGACCTTGCGAACCTGAAACGCGCATGCGAGGCACAGGCCTGA